Within the Pseudomonadota bacterium genome, the region CGCGGCAGCGCCATCCGCCGCATCGGCCATGAACGCTGGCTGCGCAACATCGCCGTGGCGCTGGGCAACGCGCCCGGCACAGCGGAAATCGTCGCCGCACTGACACGACGCCGCGCGCACCCCGCCGCGCTGGTACGCGAACACGTCGAGTGGGCGCTGCGCCGGCATGGCGCCTGAACACGGGCGACGAACCCGGGACGGCCAGCCGGCGCGGTCCGCACGATCCTGAAACTGCTGCAGGCGCGGGCCGCGTCCGCGCATGTTGCCGGACCCGGTTACGGTCGCTGGCTGTCGCCACCCCGCGCCGTCGGCTAGGACCTTTTCAGCGCCAGGCCGTACTCGTACAGCCGGTTCTTGGCGATCCCGGTGATGGCAGCCGCCAGTGCCGCCGCCTGTTTGAGCGGCAACTCGCCGAGCAGGATCTCGAGTGTGCGCCGGGCCGCATCGTCCAGCGCATCCGGTTCGGGCGCCAGCCCCTGCACCAGCACCACGAACTCGCCGCGCCGGTGATCGGGCGACGCGCGCAGCCAGTCATACAGCTCCGCGAGCGGGCCGGCCACGACGCTTTCGAAGGTCTTGGTCAGCTCGCGCGCGATGACCGCCGCCCGCGTCGCCCCGAGACAGTCGATCATGTCGGCGATGCTGGCCTCGATGCGGTGGCTGGATTCATAGCAGACCAGTGTCACCTCGAGACCGCGCAGCGCCTGCAGGCGCTGCCGGCGCGCCGCCTGACGGGTCGGCAGGAACCCCTCGAACAGGAACCGCTCCACGGGCAGGCCCGACACCGACAGTGCCGCGATCAGGGCCGACGGCCCGGGGATGGGAACCACGCGCACCCCGGCCGCGCGCGCGGCGCGTACCAGCACGAAGCCCGGGTCGCTGATCAGCGGCGTACCGGCATCGGAGACCAGCGCGATGCTCTCGCCGGCCGCGAGCCGGGCCAGCAGCCGGTCGCAGACAGTGCGCTCGTTGTGTTCGTGCAGCGCCAGCAGCGGCGTCGCGATGCCGAAGTGCGTGCACAGCTTGCGGGTGTGCCGGGTATCCTCGGCTGCCACCAGCGCGACCGCGCGCAGGGTGTCGACGGCGCGCGGGGACATGTCCTGCAGGTTGCCGATCGGCGTGGCAACGACGTACAACACACCTTGAGCGGACGGATCCCTGACCATGGCAGCCGCATCCTAGCAGAGTTCGCTCCATGCCGTTGCCCCGTGCAAAAGTGGACGCCACTGCCGCTTTTCAGTAGAGTCTGCCCGACCCACCCAGGCGCCTGATTTAACATGACTGTTTTCAACCCAGCCTTGCGCTTTAGCCTGTACGCCGGCCTGCTGGCCCTGCTGTTGTCCGGTTGTGGCGGAATGCCGCCTCTGGTCACGCCCCATGCCGAGCGGGTCGAGGCGCAGGCGCACGCCCTCGAGGACAGCGGCGACTACCGCGCGGCCGCACGTGTCTACCTGGACGCCGCCGCCGGTGCCGCCGTACCGGAACGCCACCGGCTGGAACTGCTGGCCGCCGGCAGCCTGATCCGCGGCGCCGCGCTGGACGAGGCCGGCGCATTGCTGGACCGCCTGCAGAGCGCCGGGCTGGAGGGCGAGCTGCAACAGCATTTCACCATCCGTCATGCCGCCCTGGAACTGGCACGGCAGCATCCGGAACAGGCGCTGAGCCTGCTGCAGGTCCCGCCCACCGACCCGGCGCTGCTGCGCGACTACCACGAGCTGCGCGCGCAGGCACTGCTGCAGAGCTCGCAGTTCTTTCCCAGCGCCCGCGAACGCATCACGCTCGACCCCCTGCTGCTGACCGATCCCGCACGGCAGCTGGACAACCAGCTCGCGCTGTGGGACGCGCTCAACAGTCTCACCGACAACGAACTGCAGCTGCTGCGCACGGCGCCACCGCCCGACACGCTGAGCGGCTGGATGGAGCTGGTCGAACTCACCCGTCTCTACCTGCAGCAGCCGGATGCCCTCGCGGAGGTGATACCGCACTGGCAGCAGCGCTACCCCGAGCACCCGGCCAGCCGGCAGTTCATCAGTCGGCTGCTGGAAACCATGCATACCGCCGGCCAGCCGCCGGAACAGGTCGCCGTGCTGCTGCCGCTGAACGGGGACCTGGCCGAGGTGGCGACTGCCGTTCGCGACGGCATGATCGCGGCCTACTATGACGCGCCCGAGGGCAGCGTGCGTCCGCTGCTGCGCTTCTACGACAGCGGCGACACCCCGGAGCAGGCGGTGGCGGCCTACCGGCAGGCGGTCACCAACGGCGCACGCTTCGTCATCGGACCGCTGCGCAAGGAATCCGTCGAGGCACTCGCCGCGCTGCAGCCGCTCGAGGTGCCCGTGCTGGGATTGAACCAGAGCGAGAATCCCGCTCTCGTGAACCCGGCCCTCTACCAGTTCGGGCTGGCGCCCGAGGACGAGGCCCGCGAGGCGGCGCGCCTGGCCTGGCGCAACGGCCTGCACAGCGCCGTCGCCCTGCTGCCGGACAATGACTGGGGCGAACGCGTGTACGCAGCCTTCACGACGGAATGGGAGGCACTCGGTGGACGCATCCTGGAAACCGGACACTATCGCGACAACGAGGCCGACCACAGCCGCGTCATCAGCGCCCTGCTCAACCTCGATGCCAGCAAGGCGCGGCAGCAGCAGC harbors:
- the rsmI gene encoding 16S rRNA (cytidine(1402)-2'-O)-methyltransferase, with the translated sequence MVRDPSAQGVLYVVATPIGNLQDMSPRAVDTLRAVALVAAEDTRHTRKLCTHFGIATPLLALHEHNERTVCDRLLARLAAGESIALVSDAGTPLISDPGFVLVRAARAAGVRVVPIPGPSALIAALSVSGLPVERFLFEGFLPTRQAARRQRLQALRGLEVTLVCYESSHRIEASIADMIDCLGATRAAVIARELTKTFESVVAGPLAELYDWLRASPDHRRGEFVVLVQGLAPEPDALDDAARRTLEILLGELPLKQAAALAAAITGIAKNRLYEYGLALKRS
- a CDS encoding penicillin-binding protein activator, with amino-acid sequence MTVFNPALRFSLYAGLLALLLSGCGGMPPLVTPHAERVEAQAHALEDSGDYRAAARVYLDAAAGAAVPERHRLELLAAGSLIRGAALDEAGALLDRLQSAGLEGELQQHFTIRHAALELARQHPEQALSLLQVPPTDPALLRDYHELRAQALLQSSQFFPSARERITLDPLLLTDPARQLDNQLALWDALNSLTDNELQLLRTAPPPDTLSGWMELVELTRLYLQQPDALAEVIPHWQQRYPEHPASRQFISRLLETMHTAGQPPEQVAVLLPLNGDLAEVATAVRDGMIAAYYDAPEGSVRPLLRFYDSGDTPEQAVAAYRQAVTNGARFVIGPLRKESVEALAALQPLEVPVLGLNQSENPALVNPALYQFGLAPEDEAREAARLAWRNGLHSAVALLPDNDWGERVYAAFTTEWEALGGRILETGHYRDNEADHSRVISALLNLDASKARQQQLTRLLGTQLEFEPRRRQDVDFVFLIASPRQARLIRPQLSFFHASDLPVYATSRVYTGVPDPSRDSDMNGVIFCDMPWALEARENWSHLQAAVAEFWPDSSSRYARLFALGIDAYRIIPYLGQLGNSMPGAYHGVTGNLSLDGQGRLNRTLRCARFQDGLPVLLEQTAPGAPVGAGGMH